In a genomic window of Syntrophales bacterium:
- a CDS encoding ATP-binding protein: MKSNFMDIRFRWLMFLRVVMVTFLLGIAAFIQLKGTESLPGASLTSVYIIILLTYFLSFLYLLLIKTIESLEWNIYVQSLADVTLITGLVYVTGGIESVYSIFYPLVIMYSVLFLPRQGVIILASAGAILYGTLLDLEYYGFIHPIYPFNFDYNYSAGYVFSRIFTHIVSFYIVAFLASFAVKQEKKVRKLLAEKESAFDQLDLLHKSIIESVDTGILTIDHQENIKSFNRGAEEITNLSYSEVINKRIDSIFPNFPATANNINNANSQESAVNRFEMEVSGKILGCSISPLIDSSSEKIGKILIFRDLTTIREMERQVEKNRRLALVGEMAASLTHEIRNPLASIGGSIQVLARDLDLGETDRRLMQIILRGKDQLENFMKSFLLLARPNPAEREDVDIEVILDDVLESLSHSPDWYQDIEVTRDSCSQAIVYGSMTELRQAIWNLILNALQSMSEGGKLKISTRTVSVDENNPPIHPLVKDISTHILSLVKDISTHTPPLVKGISTHIPPLVKGGKGGLEYLEIRISDSGHGIEEKDFDKVFEPFYTTKEKGTGLGLAIVNKIVENHQGKIRIESKPGEGTSCMVLLPRGRQ; this comes from the coding sequence ATGAAAAGTAATTTTATGGACATAAGATTCCGGTGGTTGATGTTTCTCAGGGTTGTAATGGTTACCTTTTTACTCGGTATTGCAGCCTTTATCCAGCTTAAGGGAACAGAATCACTGCCCGGAGCATCTCTCACGTCTGTTTACATTATTATATTATTAACCTATTTTCTCTCCTTTTTATATCTTTTACTCATAAAGACTATCGAAAGTCTCGAATGGAATATATATGTGCAGAGCCTTGCCGATGTTACACTTATAACCGGCCTTGTGTATGTAACGGGTGGAATCGAGAGTGTTTACTCTATTTTTTATCCTCTGGTTATCATGTACTCAGTATTGTTTCTGCCGAGACAAGGGGTTATTATTCTTGCCTCTGCCGGCGCTATACTCTACGGTACACTCCTCGATCTGGAATATTATGGATTTATCCACCCGATATATCCTTTCAACTTTGACTACAATTACAGCGCAGGGTATGTGTTTTCGAGGATTTTTACCCATATTGTATCCTTTTATATCGTTGCATTTCTGGCGAGCTTCGCTGTTAAGCAGGAAAAGAAAGTCAGAAAGCTCCTGGCGGAAAAAGAGAGCGCCTTTGATCAACTTGACCTGTTACACAAAAGCATAATCGAATCTGTAGATACGGGGATATTAACGATTGACCATCAGGAAAACATAAAATCTTTTAACAGAGGAGCGGAAGAAATTACCAACCTTTCATATTCTGAAGTTATAAATAAAAGAATTGACAGTATTTTCCCTAACTTTCCCGCAACAGCAAATAATATAAACAATGCAAATAGTCAGGAGAGCGCTGTAAACAGATTTGAAATGGAAGTCTCGGGTAAAATACTGGGTTGTTCTATTTCTCCACTTATTGACAGCAGTAGCGAAAAAATCGGAAAGATTCTAATCTTTCGGGACCTGACAACCATTAGAGAGATGGAGCGTCAAGTTGAAAAAAACAGAAGACTTGCCCTTGTCGGTGAGATGGCGGCAAGTCTTACCCACGAAATCAGAAATCCTCTCGCATCAATCGGAGGATCCATTCAGGTGCTGGCAAGAGACCTTGATCTGGGTGAAACCGATAGAAGGCTCATGCAAATTATCCTGAGGGGAAAGGATCAACTTGAAAACTTTATGAAAAGCTTTCTTCTTCTGGCACGACCGAATCCGGCTGAGCGTGAGGATGTTGATATTGAGGTTATCTTAGATGACGTTCTTGAATCTCTTAGCCACAGTCCTGATTGGTATCAAGACATTGAAGTAACCAGAGATTCATGTAGTCAGGCAATCGTTTATGGAAGTATGACAGAGCTAAGGCAGGCGATCTGGAACCTGATTTTGAATGCCCTTCAATCGATGTCGGAGGGGGGTAAACTGAAAATAAGCACCAGAACAGTTTCTGTTGATGAAAATAATCCCCCCATCCACCCTTTAGTAAAGGATATAAGCACCCACATCCTCTCTTTAGTAAAGGATATAAGCACCCACACCCCCCCCTTAGTAAAGGGTATAAGCACCCACATCCCCCCTTTAGTAAAGGGGGGCAAGGGGGGATTAGAATACCTCGAAATACGAATAAGCGATAGCGGTCATGGAATCGAAGAAAAAGATTTTGATAAGGTGTTTGAACCCTTTTACACGACAAAGGAAAAAGGAACGGGACTTGGGCTGGCGATAGTAAACAAGATTGTGGAAAATCATCAGGGAAAAATCAGGATCGAAAGTAAACCAGGGGAAGGAACATCCTGTATGGTTTTGCTGCCGCGAGGCAGGCAGTAA